The nucleotide window ctgcacacaaatctcatgttgtcatgcaaaaaattcgtgatttagttTGAATTAGTAGAACacccttattcgccagatttggctccgtccgactatcatctatttcctcaactgaaaaaaagtttaaatggtcgtaaattttcttccaacgaggaggtaataaaagctgtggaggtctggtttgcggagcaagaagaaacattttttttgaaaggtctagagacttTGCACGTtcgttgtaataaatgtatccaattaagaggagaataataaaatattttgacattgaaattttgtttggttctatagtaggctaagaattttcaACATATCCTCGTATGAACGAATCAAAGATGGAGTAAAATTTACAGATACCCTCTACAATTGTCCTATGAATAGGTTGACGATAAATGAATACAACCGAGgaagaaataatatgaatgatGTGAGACAATTAGTACTTGTCGTCATTCTTTATTTCTCCTGGAGGCACAATTCCGTGTCAGTATAACAAagtgtaataataatttagttacgtatacataaataaataaaaatatatattgatatgTACCTCGTTTTATTTTGTCCCGGAAACTTAGCTGATTCCAATCAGGAATAACTGCTTAACAAACTCCTCTTGTTCCATAGTTTTTTGTTCTGATTAACATCAGTGTActcttttaagttttttttttataaagtgcGGGTCGTTTTTCAACCCCCTCTATCGAATTAAAAGTCATGATATGAATGCGCCGATTCCAAGCGACCGTGCCACACTAATATTTGGAGTGATCTGGAACGATCGCCAGAGTCGGCCGACTCCATAATCAGCAAGTGTATCCACCACCATACTGATTTAGCAGATGGCCAATAATTAACCGACTACGTTTAAAGGCAATCGTCTAGCCCATTAAACTCATTTATCGGCCAATAACAAGTAGTTTTAATATGCGCACTTACTTTTGTGGTAATACTGAATAAGAAGCCGACAAACTATCAGTTGATAAAAAGTATGTGGTCTAAGAGGGCTTTTAAATGTACGTAAATACAAAAGAGTTTAAATAAGAGCACAATAGTTACAAAAACTATACCattggataaaaatttttattcaatattcaagtGTCCTTtggaatagaaaattataaaacatttaggggctttgttttcaaaacaaaaactttttgtcgttataaaaaatacatcacaATTTAGgcgcatttttttataaaaacctcattaaatttttttaaaatctgtaGTAGTGATATCTCCTCACAGGAAGCATGTATCGAGCTCAggttttttgcatttaattcctgTATTGGCGAAAATCACATGTCACTAGATGGCACTGAACTTGGCAATCAAACTGGAAAGAATAAGGttcaaaatctaataaataacTTTACAAACCAAACGAACACTTTTTTACTTGTTTGTTAATAGGTTCCTTATTGAATGTCTTTTGCAGTGGATaagacaaaatgaaaaaatttaggAGCTTCGATTTCACAAACCTAACCATGTTTGTCATCGCAGAAATGTAGTCTTCACgcattttttgatgttttaaaaaatacttacattttttgataattattatatttgattatattattatattttaattactaATTATATTAAGTATCCTTTGCAAtagttgaatgaaatttgaaaaatgcaaTCTACTCGAAGTTTTTTgacttcataaaaaataaatcacaatTTATGGTTACCTGTTttctaatttaatgaaatttgtaatttttaaatatttttattttttgggtCTTTGGTTCACAATCATAAAATATGTACAAGACGTGAAATATGTACGAGACACATGTTTTATCcacttaattttcaatttttggtagtaaaattatGTAGCCTATTATAATGTCATTGTATGTCTCCcctatttacattttttctcaaaagttgagtttattttgtgaaataataatCGTGGTAGAAATCCTTGGATAACTTCACACAAGTTGTAGCTAATactatcaatatttattatcaacatGAAGATTGATAATTGTAATCACTATTTTCTTAAGCAGAATTATATGACTCATTTCATCATTATGATGCTAGACTATAACCTTATAGATAAACCTGAGATCCTTACTGCTATTCAATAACAATTTATAAAGAGGTTAAGTAATATATACCTAGTATTTTAGTCACACACCATCTATATTATAGATGTTCATGCAGGCAACCCTGAGACCAAAGAAAGAACTTTCTCAAAGTCTACAGTCTTTAGATTTAAAACTACTTTCCATAATCAAGGTAAATTACATTATTTCCACgatttgaataattcaaattgaaaaacaaaacaaaaagaagaaaaaaaatttacttacttACAACTTATTTCCGATTCTGAAATATTACTTTTCAAATACATTGAATCGACATCGTCATCGATAATCTGGGTATCACCATAAgttgttatactttttggaGACGGTATATAACGATCTGTCCTCGAATCGCCATAATTTTGAAACACTCTACTACTATTACTTCTGGAACATTTTTCCCCATTGCGCTcgtaaaacaaattcaaataagtttTCTCCTTTTTGGTCGTTTGTATTTTTAGTTTACTGCTACTtgctgaaaaatattcaattaccCGTTCACAATTTTCACACCTTGCAATATTCTTGTCAACAGAGTAATAATTGAATCAGTAATTTGAGAAAAACCTTATTCCTCATGTCTATTTTTGGCCAAAATTGAGTTAGACGTATTACCTAAATTGTTGGTAACGACAAATGCATCTTCACTTAGTAACctgtaaaaatttataaaaactatatatatgATGTTAAATTATGGACCAGTTGAGTTTTGTTTTGATCAAATGactaattcaattttaaaacaattttacatttAGCTATTGGCTCATTGGAATAAAACTAagaaattttctagaaaaagaatttgttcGACTTTaaagatataataaatttagttcGTTCCGTTTCttgaaatatgaattataaGATTTTAACTCACCTATGGTGGGGAAATAcggaataaaatttatattatttatatattttcattaaatatttcctaaaatagtttttattggatttaacctaaaaattataatttatttgacgTTTCTCTCCTTTATGCAGAGCAGCATTGCCaagattattttcgatttttagcGATTTAATATATAACATGTATCTagtatttttcaacatttttattcaagtaatatttagtgaaagtttattataaaaatgttaatagattcgatttttttcaaataaatatatatgtgtTACATATTGATGGTATTTTTCGTATCAGCAatagaaatgataaatatttaatgacaataTATTTGCAAGAGATCAATTAAAACAATCTACTGCTTGGCTTATACAagccaaaattaaaactaaattaacatCAAACTAATggtggtaatttttttgttatgtggtaaattaaggataattataaattacttgTAAGCCAATAAAAATTTCCTGCATTATCATACATATAAAAGTAATAAcaatcaaaagttcttgtatatcatattttaaattttaaattttcaccgAAAATTGATAGCCATTTTCGGAAACTAAGATAAAAATCTCGTTCTGGGTTAGTATCCCCAATCAGCTGATCGGTGATCTACCTGAACCCgggttatagtttccgaaaagcccTTATATCCTCTTATATGTTAAAGCAGTTGGCAACATTGTCTAAAaggtttcaatttcaatattccaaaaattaaacTTCTATTTAAAGACAACAAACGgcaatttttcgaattaatcataattgattatataattCTTCTGTTTTCTAGTAGTAAATCTTTTATTTAGATTCATTGTTCCATAAAGACTAATTTTGAAGTGATCTACTTGTTATGTACAACGGAATACTGTTTGTCCTAAGTATACCTATGTCGTTTTGCTTATAAACAAACTTTTACTAAACAACACATTTACcaacaatattcatataaatgaaTTACATACCTAGAAATTCACATTTTGATGATTGTCCACTTGAATTGATTTTGCTCAAACTTAAATTACCATCATAGAAAGGTATTATGTCGTCTAATTCATCTTCTAATGAATCCGTATAAGGACCTTCTTTTTTAGTCTGAACGTTTTTCACATAATCATCTTCTAATTCTTCCTCTTCTAGAGAATCGTAAAATTCGTCAGATtccatttaataataaaatttgtaatccTGTTGATTTGTCATTCATGTCATTTTATAGTTAAATTTTCGTAATTGTCATTAATAATGacttttctattatatttacaCTGTAGTTAGTTCCACAGTCTAATAGCGTTGAAGTAAGGGTCGAAACTGTTAGAAATATTATCATACATAGCATAAACAGGaatatctaagaaataagaatacATAAGAAAAAACAGATCCATGATATGGTATACTATGTTTACCATTGGGTACATCACCGAAAAAGCCCTATCAAAACAGCATAATGTAGTTCATTATCTTGAATTAGGTATTTTATAGATTGCGTCCAATTGAAATGGTACAATTAGTGAGATAGAGAAAGACAAAAGAAATACCTATTGCGGAGAAGGGACGATAATGGGAGAGACAAGCAAATAAATTCTTCACAAAATACAACTGAATAGAAAAATTTCCTTTATGATTTAGATGACCTCTATTCAGAATTGGAAAgtgagaaaaaattgttaatgagCCATATGCTGGCCAACAGTCATTGATTCTCTctgacaaataaaataataattaaaaaaaaaaaacaaaaaacccgCTTGCATGGataactacaattaaaaatcaactgaaaatactgaaacaagatgaaaattcaatgataaggtattttgaaaaaataatgattaggtacctacttaaaaccagaaacataaattgaaacagtACCAAACAAATATACCTGCATATTGTACACTTAGAAATATCAGCACggtagttttttcacttttttgcaacATTATAAACAGGATTGCAGTCGGAGGCATGCACAAagagataataatttatcatagcattcaatttcatttttagttaaGATTACGTAACCGGATTAATTCCTTGAATGAGTTTATGTCATGTGGTTGATTAAGCAATTTGTTAGGGTCAAGAGAACTAATAGCAAGTCCGGATAGAGTCTTTACTCTGCTCAAAGCAACGTAAGCTTGACCTTTTGCAAATAAGTTTCTACTTAAATCTACAACTGCTTGGTCTAAAGTTGTGCCCTGTAATTTATGCACCGTCACTGCCCAGCATAAAATTAAGGGAAGCATTCGTCGCTCGATCTTGTCTTTACCACGTAAAGCATCAAATTCTGTAGCACAAGGCTCTATCCGGACTCCAATACCACGTCGGTTCCCTGTTATATTTGGGTCATCGAACTCCACAAATACTGCTTGTGACAGTTCTCCCGGCTCCAACTGCTTTCTGCGTAGAGATGGCCAATCTATACGTCGGATAACACCCATAGCACCGTTAACCAGCCCATGGTTAACATTGATGTTCCGTCTTAGCATGGCTCGAGAGCCTACACCTAATTTGAGTTGATTTGGTATACCACCTGTTTTATTGGGATCACCAGGTAAGTATTCCTCTCGTGGTTTTTAACCATATGTTTTAGGATCCAATGAGATGTCTACAGTACTAACGGTGTATACTTTTGTGagcttttctaacttttctgtCATAGTCGCGTTATATGTATCAACCAGTCTAGTTGTTGGGAAAATTCTGACAGTTTCTCCATCGTCAAATGGCCCTATCCAGTACCAGTACCTAACTAGAATTTGTATAACGCTCCCTCGGGAAGTAAAATTCAAAACTAAACCTAACCCAACTCGATaagtatttacattttataactTAAACTAATTCAATCGAACGAAACGAATGcgaataaaatacaaaactaAGTACAAGGTCTTAGTGAacctataataatttattatgatattatgACTTACCAAATGAccaaataatgaagatatttaaATCGCACAAgacaattataattatagtaaCAACGAAGGTCCGTTCTCgtagtaaatatattagtcTTAGATAACAAGAAGTCACAATTATACCTCGTTTTAAAAACTTAGTGGCGCCATCTATCCGTACAggtctaaattattttaattagctattttttatcgttccatttaatattaaaactgcaagttatatacatatttacaaTCTGTGTTTAAAATCCTTCATTTTGATACCCAACTCGATATGCTtggtagtaaaaaaaattttgttacctCACAACAGGGCGTCCAAAATCCgccattttggttttttttaaatgtctccTATCTAAGAACACTTGGCTAATGAAACGAATACGTCATATACGATATACGATACCTCAAATGTGAAAATCCGTTTAGCAGTTCTGGAGATACAAGGTAATAAAGaatattacatacatacatacacacATACAAGATACGCGTTAAAAACATAACCCTTTCTGGCAGCCgggtaaaaataatacaaaaagaattttcaaaaaaaaatacccCATCAACTAACTAACTGACTAAAGATCAGTATAGTATCTACCTTCCTAAGCAATTGAATTTGGAATTCTCAATACTTTATTAAATAACAGTTTGAGTCCTCAATCCGCAACATCattcgaaattaaaattttactataaacTAGAAGAGGCTGTAAAAACAATGAACTAAGAATAAAtcaagagaaaacaaaatatgtgGTGCTAATCTAGAATGTGGTTGGAAGGAAGGAATAAATACATTGACATTGAAGTGGAAGACGACATAAAATATAAGATAGCAGAAGTGAATTCGAATATTTCAGACTAACAAATTAAGAACCGactgtaataaataaaagaagcTAAAAG belongs to Diorhabda carinulata isolate Delta chromosome X, icDioCari1.1, whole genome shotgun sequence and includes:
- the LOC130902564 gene encoding uncharacterized protein LOC130902564 isoform X1, which encodes MESDEFYDSLEEEELEDDYVKNVQTKKEGPYTDSLEDELDDIIPFYDGNLSLSKINSSGQSSKCEFLASSSKLKIQTTKKEKTYLNLFYERNGEKCSRSNSSRVFQNYGDSRTDRYIPSPKSITTYGDTQIIDDDVDSMYLKSNISESEISCNCEKVNSLMVPELHLNSNSSLKYQSLSDVNFNSYKSPQLIVCQKNRSVYKTNNNNFSTVGSVPVNDKLESWKRRQQYGRKVSESNRIKMNERRILRNLERELQNSKICV
- the LOC130902564 gene encoding uncharacterized protein LOC130902564 isoform X2 — translated: MESDEFYDSLEEEELEDDYVKNVQTKKEGPYTDSLEDELDDIIPFYDGNLSLSKINSSGQSSKCEFLASSSKLKIQTTKKEKTYLNLFYERNGEKCSRSNSSRVFQNYGDSRTDRYIPSPKSITTYGDTQIIDDDVDSMYLKSNISESEISCNWNLGKEDNNMVGKLVNLIE